A window of Sphingomonas sp. Leaf357 contains these coding sequences:
- a CDS encoding efflux transporter outer membrane subunit, with the protein MKRALLSSLSALTLAACAVGPNYVAPIPAPKATASFIGTTSPSVAATTIDDHWWRLYNDTVLDGLVADALKANTDIRVAVARLDAARASLRGARSDRLPQTTIGAGYNYGRSSAVQRLPGLAVENSNVDVGLNVAYEADLFGRVKRNIEASRGDVGAAEADADAVRVAIVAATTRAYVDAAASAERLAVAERVVALLDRSATLTGKRVAAGRAAPLDTVRITTLRDQRAALVPELQADRQAALFRLATLTGRTPQELPAIAGERTTTPRLTQPIPVGDGAALLARRPDVRAAERRLAASTARIGVATADLYPRISLGGSIGSTGTGFGDIFGAGPLRWLIGSLITWSFPNTSAARARIAGAEADSRGALATFDGTVLQALQETETAMSTYARELDRRTALQAARNGAEKAARITRARQREGQIDFLDVLDAERTFADADADLAAADARIAGAQVDLFRSLGGGWS; encoded by the coding sequence ATGAAACGCGCTCTGCTATCCTCCCTTTCCGCGCTCACGCTCGCCGCCTGCGCCGTCGGCCCGAACTATGTCGCGCCGATCCCCGCGCCGAAGGCGACCGCCTCCTTCATCGGCACGACCAGCCCGAGCGTCGCCGCGACCACCATCGACGATCATTGGTGGCGGCTGTACAACGATACGGTGCTCGACGGCCTGGTCGCCGATGCGCTGAAGGCCAATACCGACATCCGTGTCGCCGTCGCGAGGCTGGATGCCGCCCGTGCGTCCTTGCGCGGCGCCCGGTCGGACCGTTTGCCGCAGACCACGATCGGTGCCGGGTACAATTATGGCCGCTCGTCGGCGGTACAGCGCCTGCCCGGCCTTGCCGTCGAAAATAGCAATGTCGATGTCGGCCTGAACGTCGCTTACGAGGCCGATCTGTTCGGCCGGGTGAAACGCAATATCGAAGCGTCGCGCGGCGATGTCGGCGCGGCGGAGGCGGATGCCGATGCGGTGCGCGTCGCGATTGTCGCCGCCACCACGCGTGCCTATGTCGATGCCGCCGCCTCGGCCGAGCGGCTGGCGGTGGCCGAGCGTGTCGTCGCCCTGCTCGACCGCAGCGCGACGTTGACCGGCAAGCGCGTGGCCGCCGGCCGCGCCGCGCCGCTCGATACGGTCCGCATTACCACGTTGCGCGATCAGCGCGCCGCCCTGGTGCCGGAACTTCAGGCCGATCGGCAGGCGGCTCTGTTCCGCCTCGCCACGCTCACCGGCCGCACGCCGCAGGAACTGCCGGCGATTGCCGGTGAGCGCACGACGACCCCGCGCCTGACCCAGCCGATCCCGGTCGGCGATGGGGCCGCGTTGCTCGCGCGCCGTCCGGATGTGCGTGCGGCGGAGCGGCGATTGGCCGCCTCCACCGCGCGGATCGGAGTCGCCACGGCGGATCTCTATCCCCGCATATCGCTTGGCGGATCGATCGGATCGACCGGTACCGGTTTCGGCGACATCTTTGGCGCGGGGCCGCTGCGCTGGCTGATCGGGTCGCTGATCACCTGGTCGTTCCCCAACACCAGCGCCGCCCGCGCGCGCATCGCCGGAGCCGAAGCCGACAGCCGCGGTGCGCTCGCCACCTTCGACGGCACGGTGCTGCAGGCATTGCAGGAAACCGAGACCGCCATGTCCACCTATGCCCGCGAACTCGATCGCCGCACCGCATTGCAGGCGGCGCGGAACGGCGCGGAAAAAGCCGCGCGCATCACCCGCGCCCGCCAGCGCGAAGGGCAGATCGACTTTCTCGACGTGCTCGATGCCGAACGCACCTTCGCCGACGCCGATGCCGATCTCGCCGCTGCCGACGCCCGGATCGCCGGGGCGCAGGTCGATCTGTTTCGCTCACTCGGCGGCGGCTGGAGCTAA
- a CDS encoding glycoside hydrolase family 1 protein, whose product MDSNTQPNRRQIVAGAAGLLAGAIPSAGAAAGRSAPKGFLWGTAISAHQSEGGNTISDSWLLETNRPTAFRDPSGDACDSYHRYEEDLDIAARLGLNCYRFGIEWARIEPAEGMFSQAALDHYVRVLEACHARKLLPIVTYNHFTVPLWFAMRGGFEVADGADLFARFCGRATERLGRLIGMASTFNEANIVLLRKVLPRFASDAAAANARAMIAAAARRTASPGFSSMLFGDPDKISTVMLDAHAKGYAAIKAVRGDLPVGVTLSMQEIQGIGPDNLAAQAERTMYGGWIEAANASDFVGVQTYSRLRIDAKGLMKSEPGVPLTDMGYENYPHAIGATLRYAAIHIDRPIYLTETGIAAEDDAIRVKFIADTLAEVRKCIDEGIAVKGYLYWSLLDNFEWTSGYAKKFGLVAVDRQTFRRTLKPSARYLGARARANLL is encoded by the coding sequence ATGGACTCGAACACCCAGCCCAACCGGCGGCAGATCGTCGCCGGGGCGGCCGGTCTGCTCGCCGGTGCGATTCCGTCGGCGGGTGCCGCCGCCGGGCGATCCGCGCCGAAGGGCTTTCTGTGGGGCACGGCGATCTCCGCGCACCAGAGCGAGGGCGGCAACACCATTTCGGACAGCTGGCTGCTCGAAACCAATCGGCCGACCGCGTTCAGGGATCCGTCCGGCGATGCCTGCGACAGCTATCATCGCTATGAGGAGGATCTCGACATCGCCGCGCGGCTCGGCTTGAATTGCTATCGCTTCGGCATCGAATGGGCGCGGATCGAGCCGGCCGAGGGCATGTTTTCACAGGCCGCGCTCGACCATTATGTCCGCGTGCTGGAGGCATGCCATGCGCGCAAATTGCTGCCGATCGTCACCTACAACCACTTCACCGTGCCCTTGTGGTTCGCAATGCGCGGCGGTTTCGAGGTGGCGGACGGGGCCGATCTGTTCGCGCGCTTCTGCGGCCGCGCCACCGAGCGGCTCGGCCGTCTGATCGGCATGGCCTCGACTTTCAACGAGGCCAATATCGTGCTGTTGCGCAAGGTGCTGCCGCGTTTCGCCAGCGATGCGGCGGCGGCGAACGCACGAGCGATGATCGCGGCGGCGGCGCGGCGCACCGCATCGCCGGGATTTTCGTCGATGCTGTTCGGCGATCCCGACAAGATCAGCACGGTGATGCTGGACGCGCATGCCAAGGGCTATGCCGCGATCAAGGCCGTGCGGGGCGACCTGCCCGTCGGCGTGACGCTGTCGATGCAGGAGATTCAGGGCATCGGGCCGGACAATCTCGCCGCACAGGCCGAACGCACGATGTATGGCGGCTGGATCGAGGCGGCGAACGCATCCGATTTTGTCGGGGTGCAGACCTATTCACGGCTCCGCATCGACGCGAAGGGGCTGATGAAATCCGAGCCCGGCGTTCCGCTCACCGACATGGGTTATGAGAATTACCCGCATGCGATCGGCGCGACGCTCCGCTACGCCGCGATACACATCGATCGTCCGATCTACCTCACCGAAACCGGCATCGCCGCCGAGGACGACGCGATCCGCGTGAAGTTCATCGCCGACACGCTTGCCGAGGTGCGCAAGTGTATCGACGAAGGGATCGCGGTGAAGGGCTATCTCTATTGGTCGTTGCTCGACAATTTCGAATGGACGTCGGGCTATGCCAAGAAATTCGGGCTGGTCGCGGTCGATCGCCAGACCTTCCGCCGCACGCTCAAGCCCAGCGCGCGCTATCTCGGCGCGCGGGCCAGGGCGAACCTGTTGTAG
- a CDS encoding carboxylesterase/lipase family protein codes for MLLRLLSTIALSAALPAAVIATTPADAQTQPPRAKIDMGTVSGTSEGQLDVFRGIPFAAPPQGPLRWKAPQPALPWTGVRAARSFGAACPQGPEHKEPWAQVGPMSEDCLFLNVWRPKRAGRYPVMVFLHGGGFTYGAAGVPLYDGAALAARGVVIVTVNYRLGRLGFFAHPALTREDPAGQLGNYAIMDQIAALKWVKRNIASFAGDPANVTLFGESAGAGSVQILMGSPQSAGLFHKAISESGAGGSALFPIRGGAISAEKLGELWATGLGLKDATPEQLRAIPLADVVKNGRAFPFIDGKVVVHSPGEPFFQGKEMRIPLIIGGNSNESSLGGMTEANAKILLGPAFPDLLAGYVSYTGKAPAAAAIDLAEDAGFVLPSFALADKHAATGAKAFVYYFDQVPVDQRAGSAGTDHGGELEYVFGTKPAEHRWDAQDAKVSKMMGDYWVRFARTGDPNGAGAPRWPAVTTQPTAYLSIGADTKAARLRPIQEKAKAATMADSLKKWAATPAP; via the coding sequence ATGCTGTTGCGCCTGCTGTCCACGATCGCGCTGTCTGCCGCGCTGCCCGCCGCGGTGATCGCCACCACCCCCGCCGATGCCCAGACGCAACCGCCCCGTGCGAAGATCGACATGGGCACGGTGTCGGGCACCAGCGAGGGCCAGCTCGACGTCTTTCGCGGCATACCGTTCGCCGCCCCCCCACAGGGGCCGTTGCGCTGGAAGGCCCCGCAGCCCGCTCTGCCCTGGACCGGTGTTCGCGCGGCGCGCAGCTTCGGCGCGGCCTGCCCGCAGGGGCCGGAGCATAAGGAGCCCTGGGCGCAGGTCGGCCCAATGAGCGAGGATTGCCTGTTCCTCAACGTCTGGCGGCCGAAGCGCGCGGGCAGATATCCGGTGATGGTGTTCCTGCACGGCGGCGGCTTCACCTATGGCGCGGCCGGGGTTCCACTCTACGACGGCGCGGCGCTGGCGGCGCGCGGCGTGGTGATCGTCACGGTGAATTACCGCCTCGGCCGGCTGGGCTTCTTCGCCCATCCCGCGCTGACCCGCGAGGATCCGGCCGGCCAGCTCGGCAATTACGCGATCATGGATCAGATCGCGGCGCTCAAATGGGTGAAGCGCAACATCGCGAGCTTTGCCGGCGATCCCGCGAACGTCACGCTCTTCGGCGAATCCGCAGGCGCCGGATCGGTCCAGATCCTGATGGGCTCGCCTCAGTCGGCCGGCCTGTTCCACAAGGCGATTTCGGAATCCGGCGCGGGCGGTAGCGCGCTGTTCCCGATCCGGGGCGGCGCGATCAGCGCCGAGAAGCTGGGCGAGCTTTGGGCCACCGGCCTCGGCCTGAAGGATGCCACGCCCGAGCAACTGCGCGCCATTCCGCTCGCCGATGTGGTGAAGAACGGCCGCGCCTTCCCGTTCATCGACGGCAAGGTCGTCGTGCACAGCCCGGGCGAGCCGTTCTTCCAGGGCAAGGAGATGCGCATCCCGCTCATCATCGGCGGCAATTCCAACGAATCCAGCCTGGGCGGCATGACCGAGGCCAATGCCAAGATCCTGCTCGGCCCGGCCTTCCCGGATCTGCTCGCCGGCTACGTCTCCTATACCGGCAAGGCACCCGCCGCGGCGGCGATCGACCTCGCCGAGGATGCCGGATTCGTGCTGCCGTCCTTCGCTCTGGCGGACAAGCATGCGGCGACCGGAGCCAAGGCGTTCGTCTATTATTTCGATCAGGTGCCGGTGGATCAGCGCGCCGGATCGGCCGGAACCGATCATGGCGGCGAACTCGAATATGTCTTCGGCACCAAGCCGGCGGAGCATCGCTGGGATGCGCAGGATGCCAAGGTATCGAAGATGATGGGCGATTATTGGGTGCGCTTCGCCCGCACCGGTGATCCCAACGGCGCGGGAGCCCCGCGCTGGCCGGCCGTGACGACGCAGCCGACCGCCTATCTGTCCATCGGCGCCGATACGAAGGCCGCGCGCCTGCGCCCGATCCAGGAAAAGGCCAAGGCGGCGACGATGGCCGATTCCTTGAAGAAATGGGCGGCGACCCCGGCACCCTGA
- a CDS encoding thiol-disulfide oxidoreductase DCC family protein produces MTELTVWHDGACPLCRREIALMRRLDRNGAIRFVDATDGDSSCPLDRAELLARFHVRENGVMLSGAAAFAAMWRAIPLLRPLGIAARQPWVLALLERAYLYFLMVRPRLQRLAGHGTTA; encoded by the coding sequence ATGACCGAACTGACCGTCTGGCACGACGGTGCGTGCCCGTTGTGCCGCCGTGAGATTGCCCTGATGCGACGGCTCGACCGGAACGGCGCGATCCGCTTCGTCGATGCGACGGACGGCGATAGCTCCTGTCCGCTCGATCGCGCCGAGCTGCTGGCCCGCTTCCATGTTCGCGAAAACGGGGTGATGCTGTCCGGCGCCGCGGCGTTCGCCGCGATGTGGCGGGCGATCCCGCTGTTGCGCCCGCTCGGTATCGCAGCACGGCAACCTTGGGTACTGGCGCTGCTCGAACGCGCCTATCTCTATTTTCTCATGGTCCGCCCCCGGCTGCAACGCCTCGCCGGCCATGGGACGACAGCGTGA
- the msrB gene encoding peptide-methionine (R)-S-oxide reductase MsrB, translated as MTKYSKTAEAIAALSPEQFHVTQESGTERPGTGKYLDNKQPGIYVDIVSGEPLFASADKFDSHCGWPSFTKPIEPAHVEEIRDVSHGMVRTEVRSSHGDSHLGHVFDDGPRDRGGLRYCINSASLRFVHRDDMEAEGYGDYLPQVEDVA; from the coding sequence ATGACCAAGTACAGCAAGACCGCCGAAGCGATCGCCGCGCTTTCGCCCGAACAATTCCATGTGACCCAGGAAAGCGGCACCGAGCGGCCTGGCACCGGCAAATATCTCGATAACAAGCAGCCCGGCATCTATGTCGATATCGTCTCTGGCGAGCCGCTGTTCGCATCGGCCGACAAGTTCGATTCGCATTGCGGCTGGCCGAGCTTCACCAAGCCGATCGAGCCGGCGCATGTCGAAGAGATCCGCGACGTATCGCACGGCATGGTGCGGACCGAAGTGCGCTCCAGCCACGGCGACAGCCATCTGGGGCACGTGTTCGACGACGGCCCGCGCGACCGCGGTGGCCTGCGCTATTGCATCAACTCGGCCTCGCTGCGCTTCGTGCACCGCGACGACATGGAGGCCGAGGGCTATGGCGACTATCTGCCGCAGGTCGAAGACGTCGCTTGA
- a CDS encoding ABC1 kinase family protein: MSDDDHDTKGRAVPSGRLSRFGHFGRLAGGVAGGMLAEGARRLAEGERPRMRDMLLTPGNVGRIADRLSHLRGAAMKLGQMISMDAGDMLPPELAEIMARLRQNAHRMPPQQLQQVLATQWGKDWRTRFLRFDVTPIAAASIGQVHRAQTRDGRDLAIKVQYPGVRESIDADVDNVATLLRVSGLLPRELDIAPLLLAAKAQLHEEADYLREGEQMTLFGTLLANAPDYVVPTLDTEFTTDRVLAMGYVEGRAIESLADAPQDVRDTAMASLIALLLRELFEFGVMQTDPNFANYRYQPETGRLVLLDFGASRPVAAPIAAGYLALLRAMIDGRRDDAREAAVAAGFVGPGAVANHRARIDRMIDIVIAELRKPGAFDFGDRAFVGVLRDEGMDVAADHSAWHIPPADILFVQRKISGTALLAARLKARVDVRAMVEPFLAKHVD, translated from the coding sequence ATGAGCGACGACGATCACGACACCAAGGGCCGCGCCGTGCCAAGCGGGCGGCTGTCGCGCTTCGGCCATTTCGGGCGGCTGGCGGGCGGCGTCGCCGGCGGCATGCTGGCCGAGGGCGCGCGCCGGCTAGCCGAGGGCGAACGCCCGCGCATGCGCGACATGCTGCTGACGCCGGGGAATGTCGGGCGGATCGCGGATCGCCTGTCACACCTGCGCGGCGCGGCGATGAAACTCGGCCAGATGATCTCGATGGACGCGGGCGACATGCTGCCGCCCGAACTGGCCGAGATCATGGCGCGGCTGCGGCAGAACGCGCACCGCATGCCGCCGCAGCAGCTCCAGCAGGTGCTGGCGACGCAGTGGGGCAAGGACTGGCGCACGCGCTTTCTGCGCTTCGACGTCACGCCGATCGCCGCCGCCTCGATCGGGCAGGTCCACCGCGCGCAGACCCGCGACGGCCGCGATCTGGCGATCAAGGTGCAATATCCCGGCGTGCGCGAAAGCATCGACGCCGATGTCGACAACGTCGCGACGCTGTTGCGTGTCTCCGGCCTGTTGCCGCGCGAACTCGACATCGCGCCGCTGCTGCTCGCGGCGAAGGCGCAGTTGCACGAGGAGGCCGATTATTTGCGCGAAGGCGAACAGATGACCCTGTTCGGCACGTTGCTGGCCAATGCGCCGGACTATGTCGTGCCGACGCTCGACACGGAATTCACCACCGACCGCGTTCTGGCGATGGGCTATGTCGAGGGCCGGGCGATCGAGAGCCTGGCCGATGCGCCGCAGGACGTGCGCGATACCGCGATGGCGTCGCTGATCGCATTGCTGCTGCGCGAACTGTTCGAATTCGGCGTGATGCAGACCGATCCCAACTTCGCCAATTATCGCTATCAGCCCGAAACCGGCCGGCTGGTGCTGCTCGATTTCGGCGCGTCCCGGCCGGTCGCGGCACCGATCGCGGCCGGGTATCTGGCGTTGCTCCGCGCGATGATCGACGGGCGGCGCGACGATGCCCGCGAGGCGGCGGTGGCGGCGGGCTTTGTCGGTCCGGGCGCGGTGGCGAACCATCGTGCGCGGATCGACCGGATGATTGACATCGTCATCGCGGAACTGCGCAAGCCGGGCGCGTTCGATTTCGGCGACCGGGCGTTCGTCGGCGTGCTCCGCGACGAGGGCATGGACGTCGCCGCCGATCACTCGGCCTGGCACATCCCGCCGGCGGACATCCTGTTCGTCCAACGCAAGATCAGCGGCACGGCGCTGCTCGCCGCCCGGCTGAAGGCTCGCGTCGACGTGCGCGCAATGGTCGAGCCGTTTCTCGCGAAACACGTTGACTAA
- a CDS encoding DUF427 domain-containing protein: MRPRADPVGPGQESVWSYPRPAIAEPTASRIMIEHHRLVIASSRACIRTLETSHPPSYYIPPEDIAPGVLRRAAGSSFCEWKGAARYWDVVIGDVVLPRVGWSYADPSPAFAMLRDHVAFYAAPFDRCSVDGETVVPQPGDFYGGWITSALAGPFKGVPGSQGW, encoded by the coding sequence GTGAGGCCGCGCGCCGATCCCGTCGGCCCCGGTCAGGAAAGCGTCTGGTCCTATCCGCGCCCCGCCATTGCCGAACCGACCGCCTCGCGCATCATGATCGAGCATCACCGGCTCGTCATCGCCTCCTCCCGCGCCTGCATCCGCACGCTCGAGACCAGCCACCCGCCAAGCTATTACATTCCGCCCGAGGATATCGCGCCGGGCGTTTTGCGCCGCGCGGCGGGCAGCTCGTTTTGCGAATGGAAGGGTGCAGCGCGCTATTGGGATGTCGTGATCGGCGACGTGGTTCTCCCGCGCGTCGGCTGGAGCTACGCCGATCCCAGTCCGGCCTTCGCGATGCTGCGGGATCATGTCGCCTTCTACGCCGCCCCGTTCGATCGCTGCAGTGTCGATGGCGAGACGGTCGTGCCGCAGCCCGGCGATTTCTACGGCGGCTGGATCACCTCCGCGCTCGCCGGTCCGTTCAAGGGCGTACCGGGAAGCCAGGGCTGGTGA
- a CDS encoding efflux RND transporter permease subunit, which produces MRFSRFFITRPIFAAVIAVVITLVGAIAYMSLPVSQYPDIVPPTVTVSAAYPGASAETVAETVAAPIEQEINGVDNMLYQSSQSTGDGKLTITVTFKIGTDLDAAQVLVQNRVAVAVPRLPEDVQRLGVVTRKTSPDFLMVVNMVSPDESLDRGYISNYALTQVRDRLSRIDGVGDVQLFGARDYSMRVWIDPGRAAALDLTAGEIVAALRAQNVQVAAGTLGQPPYAQGHAFQLNVETQGRLTDPKQFADVVIRTDKDGRQVRVSDVARVELGAQDYGANTYLSGKPTVILAVFQRPGSNALAAAQKVSSEMEAMSKRFPKGLGYRVIYNPTEFISQSIDAVKHTLIEAMVLVVLVILVFLQKWRAAIIPIVAIPVSLIGTFAVLAAVGYSLNNLSLFGLVLAIGIVVDDAIVVVENVERNLERGLSPLEAARTSMDEVSGALVAIVLVLCAVFIPTVFLTGLSGAFYRQFAVTISTATIISLILSLTLSPALAALLLRPHADPASDNRVQRVVRRAGDAFNRAFERMSLAYAGLTRRLVMAPKRMMMVYGGLIALTVAVFAWTPTGFVPAQDQGYFLTVIQLPPGSSVERTDAVMQKVAKRILPLAGVKGAVMLAGFDGPSQTLAPNAAAAYIPLKSFEEREKLGVTLASIMGEAQKATADINEARLLIVPPPLIQGIGSAGGYRLMVQDQEGRGYGALNTVSTDLIGKANQTKGLAQIYSFFETSTPRIFADVDRAKANMLGVPPERVFEALQVYLGSAFVNDFNLLGRTYRVTAQADAPFRNTTADIANLKTRSNSGQMVPVGSVATFQDKTGPYRVVRYNLAPAVEVDGDTAPGFSSGQSLVAMEKLADTTLPSGYTHEWTGIAFQQKLAGSTAALVFGMAVVFVFLVLAAQYESVTLPLAIILIVPMCLLAAMTGVNLRGMDNNVLTQIGLVVLIALAAKNAILVVEFARQAEEQDGLSPIEAAVRAAQDRLRPILMTSFAFILGTVPLVIATGAGSELRQALGTAVFFGMIGVTGFGLLFTPTFYVVCRALAARLARRPSGGAMPALQPAE; this is translated from the coding sequence ATGCGCTTTTCGCGCTTCTTCATCACGCGGCCGATCTTCGCCGCGGTGATCGCGGTCGTCATCACCCTGGTCGGCGCGATCGCCTATATGAGCCTGCCGGTGTCGCAATACCCCGACATCGTCCCGCCGACCGTCACGGTCAGCGCGGCCTATCCCGGCGCGAGCGCGGAAACGGTGGCCGAGACCGTCGCCGCCCCGATCGAGCAGGAGATCAACGGCGTAGACAACATGCTGTATCAATCGTCGCAATCCACCGGCGACGGCAAGCTGACGATCACCGTGACGTTCAAGATCGGCACCGATCTGGATGCCGCGCAGGTGCTCGTGCAGAACCGGGTCGCGGTCGCCGTGCCGCGCCTGCCGGAGGACGTGCAGCGCCTCGGCGTCGTCACGCGCAAGACTTCGCCGGACTTCCTGATGGTCGTCAACATGGTCTCGCCCGACGAGTCGCTCGATCGTGGCTACATCTCCAATTACGCATTGACCCAGGTCCGCGATCGCCTGTCGCGCATCGACGGCGTCGGCGACGTGCAATTGTTCGGCGCGCGCGATTATTCGATGCGCGTATGGATCGATCCCGGCCGCGCCGCCGCGCTCGATCTGACGGCGGGCGAGATCGTCGCCGCGCTGCGCGCCCAGAACGTGCAGGTCGCCGCCGGCACGCTCGGCCAGCCGCCTTATGCTCAGGGCCACGCCTTCCAGCTCAACGTCGAGACGCAGGGCCGCCTGACCGATCCCAAGCAGTTCGCCGATGTCGTGATCCGCACCGACAAGGATGGTCGCCAGGTCCGCGTCTCGGACGTCGCCCGGGTCGAACTCGGCGCGCAGGATTATGGTGCCAACACCTATCTCAGCGGCAAGCCCACCGTGATCCTCGCGGTGTTCCAGCGTCCCGGCTCCAACGCGCTCGCCGCCGCGCAGAAGGTCAGTTCCGAGATGGAGGCGATGTCGAAGCGCTTCCCCAAAGGCCTCGGCTACCGCGTGATCTACAACCCGACCGAATTCATCTCGCAATCGATCGACGCGGTGAAGCACACGCTGATCGAGGCGATGGTGCTGGTCGTGCTCGTCATTCTCGTCTTCCTGCAGAAATGGCGCGCCGCGATCATCCCGATCGTCGCCATTCCCGTCTCGCTGATCGGCACCTTCGCGGTGCTGGCGGCTGTCGGCTATTCGCTCAACAACCTGTCGCTCTTCGGGCTGGTGCTGGCGATCGGCATCGTCGTCGACGACGCGATCGTCGTGGTCGAGAATGTCGAACGCAATCTCGAACGGGGTCTCTCGCCGCTGGAGGCCGCGCGCACGTCGATGGACGAGGTCTCGGGCGCGTTGGTCGCGATCGTCCTGGTGCTGTGCGCGGTGTTCATCCCCACCGTGTTCCTCACCGGCCTGTCGGGCGCGTTCTACCGCCAGTTCGCGGTGACGATCTCGACCGCGACGATCATCTCGCTGATCCTGTCGCTCACTCTGTCGCCCGCGCTTGCCGCCCTGCTGCTGCGTCCGCATGCCGATCCGGCAAGCGACAACCGCGTCCAGCGTGTGGTCCGTCGCGCCGGAGACGCGTTCAACCGCGCCTTCGAACGGATGAGCCTTGCCTATGCCGGGCTCACCCGCCGGCTCGTGATGGCCCCCAAGCGCATGATGATGGTCTATGGCGGCCTGATCGCCTTGACCGTCGCCGTCTTCGCCTGGACGCCGACCGGCTTCGTGCCGGCGCAGGATCAGGGCTATTTCCTCACCGTCATCCAATTGCCGCCCGGCTCCTCGGTCGAGCGCACCGACGCGGTGATGCAGAAGGTCGCCAAGCGCATCCTGCCGCTCGCCGGGGTGAAGGGCGCGGTGATGCTCGCCGGGTTCGACGGCCCGTCGCAGACGCTCGCCCCCAATGCCGCGGCCGCCTACATCCCGCTCAAATCGTTCGAGGAACGCGAGAAGCTCGGCGTCACGCTCGCCAGCATCATGGGCGAGGCGCAGAAAGCCACCGCCGACATCAATGAGGCCCGCTTGCTGATCGTCCCGCCGCCCTTGATCCAGGGCATCGGCTCGGCCGGCGGCTATCGCCTGATGGTCCAGGACCAGGAGGGGCGCGGCTATGGCGCGCTGAACACAGTCTCGACGGACCTGATCGGCAAGGCCAACCAGACCAAGGGGCTGGCGCAGATCTACAGCTTCTTCGAAACGTCGACGCCGCGCATCTTCGCCGATGTCGATCGTGCCAAGGCCAATATGCTCGGCGTCCCCCCGGAACGCGTGTTCGAGGCATTGCAGGTCTATCTCGGCTCGGCCTTCGTCAACGATTTCAACCTGCTCGGCCGCACCTACCGCGTGACCGCACAGGCCGACGCACCGTTCCGCAACACCACCGCCGATATCGCCAACCTGAAGACGCGCTCGAACTCCGGGCAGATGGTACCGGTGGGGTCGGTCGCGACCTTCCAGGACAAGACCGGGCCGTACCGTGTCGTGCGCTACAACCTCGCCCCCGCAGTCGAGGTGGATGGCGATACCGCGCCGGGCTTCTCCTCCGGCCAGTCGTTGGTCGCGATGGAAAAGCTCGCCGACACGACGTTGCCCAGCGGCTACACGCACGAATGGACCGGCATCGCCTTCCAGCAGAAGCTGGCCGGCAGCACGGCGGCGCTCGTGTTCGGGATGGCGGTGGTGTTCGTCTTCCTGGTGCTGGCGGCGCAATATGAAAGCGTCACCCTGCCGCTGGCGATCATCCTGATCGTGCCGATGTGCCTGCTCGCGGCGATGACAGGCGTGAACCTGCGCGGCATGGATAATAACGTGCTGACCCAGATCGGGCTCGTCGTACTGATCGCGCTTGCCGCCAAGAACGCGATCCTCGTGGTCGAGTTCGCGCGTCAGGCCGAGGAACAGGATGGCCTGTCCCCGATCGAGGCCGCCGTGCGCGCCGCGCAGGATCGGTTGCGCCCGATCCTGATGACCAGCTTCGCCTTCATCCTCGGCACCGTGCCGCTGGTGATCGCGACCGGCGCTGGATCGGAACTGCGCCAGGCTCTGGGCACGGCGGTGTTCTTCGGGATGATCGGCGTCACCGGCTTCGGCCTGCTCTTCACCCCCACCTTCTACGTCGTCTGCCGCGCGCTGGCGGCCCGGCTCGCCCGCCGCCCGTCCGGTGGCGCGATGCCCGCCCTCCAGCCTGCCGAATAA